A part of Mesorhizobium japonicum MAFF 303099 genomic DNA contains:
- a CDS encoding DAK2 domain-containing protein, giving the protein METVFTGTDVGAAMRRVALALVESKDRFNKLDAAGGDGDMGTTLATVSQALLADETLYPNDVGESLMRIAKTIARTSGSSLSAVVMTGLITLGKTWSAKHEVAWIEMAPALSNALDTMQARSKARLGDKTVLDGIARVARNMEGISTAEKIMATAQQATADALAEFRSCPAIIGRLRLEPSKGIGTDDPGMVALQVAVSAMAGSLSDRVVGGSNK; this is encoded by the coding sequence ATGGAGACCGTCTTCACCGGAACAGATGTAGGCGCAGCCATGCGTCGCGTCGCGCTGGCGCTCGTCGAGAGCAAAGATCGATTTAACAAGCTTGATGCTGCGGGTGGCGACGGTGACATGGGCACTACCTTGGCGACTGTTTCACAGGCGTTGCTTGCCGACGAGACACTTTATCCGAATGACGTCGGCGAGAGTCTGATGCGGATTGCAAAAACAATTGCACGGACCTCAGGCTCCAGCCTGAGTGCCGTTGTAATGACAGGACTAATCACACTGGGAAAGACTTGGTCGGCGAAACACGAAGTTGCCTGGATCGAGATGGCGCCCGCGTTGTCAAATGCCCTTGATACCATGCAGGCCCGGTCAAAGGCCAGACTTGGCGACAAGACGGTGTTGGACGGAATAGCTCGGGTCGCAAGGAACATGGAGGGGATCTCAACTGCAGAAAAGATCATGGCCACAGCGCAACAAGCGACCGCTGACGCGCTGGCGGAGTTTCGCTCTTGCCCGGCAATCATTGGGAGGCTGCGGCTTGAGCCATCCAAAGGGATCGGAACCGACGATCCGGGCATGGTTGCATTGCAGGTTGCCGTATCGGCCATGGCAGGGTCGCTGTCTGATCGAGTAGTGGGCGGATCCAACAAATGA
- a CDS encoding NAD(P)/FAD-dependent oxidoreductase encodes MTDPSTEFSSITHQVNQTPRPIPARADVVVVGAGIIGTATALFLALRGLSVVVCEKGHVACEQSSRNWGWVRKMGRDPAELPMAIASAKLWAGMNALTGIETGFRETGIYYLCKDQKDIQKYEEWLAFAKVHDLDSSLLRQSGLKERFPTLKGHWEGALFTKSDGRAEPSMATQAMAASLRTRGGQIIEDCAVRCIETAGGSVHSVVTEHGEIRCKSVVLATGAWTRLFCGNLGIDFPQLKVIGSVMRTQRLDGPPECAVAGRDFAFRKRFDGGYTIAQKNANIAQIVPDSFRLFFQFLPAFRSEGNEIRLRFGSQFFREMNIPKRWRSDQVTPFETTRILNPKPSETILNAGLSNLRKVFPEFGNAKVEESWGCAIDVTPDAVPVIDTVGKTPGLVIASGFSGHGFGIGPAAAHLVADMVTAQRPIVPAEPFKLARLKQARRQESGST; translated from the coding sequence ATGACCGATCCGAGCACCGAATTTTCCTCCATCACACACCAAGTAAATCAGACGCCCAGGCCGATCCCCGCGAGAGCAGATGTTGTGGTGGTAGGCGCCGGCATCATCGGAACTGCCACCGCCCTGTTCCTTGCACTACGGGGGCTGTCTGTCGTCGTGTGTGAAAAAGGTCATGTCGCATGCGAGCAATCCAGCCGCAATTGGGGGTGGGTGCGCAAGATGGGGCGCGATCCAGCCGAGCTACCCATGGCTATCGCCAGCGCCAAGCTATGGGCTGGGATGAACGCGCTTACAGGCATCGAGACAGGATTCCGCGAAACCGGCATCTACTATTTGTGCAAAGACCAGAAGGACATCCAAAAGTACGAAGAATGGCTAGCTTTCGCCAAGGTGCATGATCTCGATTCCTCCCTACTTAGGCAAAGTGGTTTGAAAGAGCGTTTCCCAACGCTCAAGGGTCATTGGGAAGGTGCGCTATTTACCAAAAGCGATGGACGCGCCGAACCTTCCATGGCGACGCAAGCCATGGCGGCTTCATTACGCACACGCGGCGGGCAGATCATTGAAGATTGTGCTGTGCGTTGCATTGAAACAGCGGGGGGCTCGGTCCATTCCGTCGTTACGGAGCATGGGGAGATTCGCTGCAAGTCCGTCGTCCTGGCGACCGGTGCCTGGACGAGACTATTCTGCGGCAACTTGGGCATCGATTTCCCGCAGTTGAAAGTCATCGGATCGGTCATGCGCACACAACGGCTCGACGGGCCTCCTGAGTGTGCGGTCGCCGGTCGGGATTTCGCTTTTCGCAAGCGCTTTGACGGTGGCTATACGATAGCCCAGAAGAACGCAAACATCGCGCAAATCGTTCCGGATAGCTTCCGTTTGTTCTTCCAGTTCCTTCCCGCCTTTCGGTCGGAAGGGAATGAAATACGACTTCGCTTCGGCAGTCAGTTCTTTAGGGAAATGAACATCCCGAAGAGGTGGCGATCGGATCAGGTCACCCCCTTCGAAACAACCCGGATTCTCAACCCAAAGCCTTCGGAAACGATCCTTAACGCGGGGCTAAGCAACCTAAGGAAAGTGTTCCCTGAGTTTGGCAATGCGAAGGTCGAAGAAAGCTGGGGATGCGCTATCGATGTCACGCCGGATGCGGTGCCCGTGATCGACACGGTCGGCAAAACTCCGGGCTTGGTAATCGCCAGCGGTTTCTCGGGCCATGGATTTGGGATCGGGCCGGCGGCAGCCCATCTAGTCGCTGATATGGTCACGGCCCAAAGGCCTATCGTACCTGCAGAGCCGTTCAAATTGGCTCGGTTGAAGCAGGCCAGAAGGCAAGAGTCGGGCTCCACTTGA